In Amaranthus tricolor cultivar Red isolate AtriRed21 chromosome 5, ASM2621246v1, whole genome shotgun sequence, a genomic segment contains:
- the LOC130813303 gene encoding uncharacterized protein LOC130813303, with protein sequence MAVGGSNKRVSAASARAHTRKSKSNSSSFGLFKKLLLVGFVGLLAWAYQATRPPPPKICGTPDGPPITAPRIKLSDGRHLAYKEHGVPREEAKSKFVYIHGFDSCRNHAVVANLLSPEIVKTMGIYIVAIDRPGYGESDPNPNQTLKSIALDVEELADKLGLGEKFYLIGFSMGGQVAWRCLKYIPHRLAGVTLLAPAVNYWWPGLPANLTAEMYNKQLQRDKWALRVIHHAPWLTYWWNTQKLFPVMSVIDQLPEVFSRQDKELIAQHAGTEDSTPTRQQGEFNSLHQDLILAFSKWEFDPTELTNPFANNEGTVHVWQGDEDILVPVELQRHIVGKLPWIHYHELPGSGHLFPYLDGMSDTIIKTQLSVEQ encoded by the exons ATGGCTGTAGGAGGTTCAAACAAGAGGGTTTCTGCTGCTTCCGCTAGAGCCCACACTCGCAAATCCAAGTCTAATTCATCCTCTTTTG GCTTGTTTAAGAAACTTCTTCTAGTCGGTTTTGTTGGTCTCTTGGCATGGGCTTATCAAGCTACTCGTCCACCTCCTCCTAAAATTTGTGGAACTCCAGATGGTCCCCCTATTACGGCCCCAAGAATTAAACTAAGTGATGGAAGACATTTGGCGTACAAAGAGCATGGTGTACCTAGAGAAGAAGCAAAATCCAAATTTGTTTATATCCATGGCTTTGATTCTTGTCGGAATCATGCAGTGGTTGCCAACCTTCTTTCCCCG GAAATAGTAAAAACTATGGGAATATATATTGTGGCAATCGACCGACCTGGGTACGGTGAAAGTGACCCAAATCCAAATCAGACATTGAAAAGCATTGCATTGGATGTAGAAGAGCTTGCCGATAAGTTGGGACTTGGAGAAAAGTTCTATCTGATTGGATTTTCCATGGGTGGGCAAGTAGCATGGAGATGCCTCAAGTATATTCCACACAG GTTGGCAGGAGTAACATTATTAGCTCCGGCTGTCAACTACTGGTGGCCTGGTTTACCTGCTAACCTTACTGCTGAAATGTACAACAAACAACTTCAACGCGATAAGTGGGCATTGCGTGTTATACATCATGCACCATGGTTAACTTACTGGTGGAATACACAAAAACTTTTCCCCGTTATGAGCGTGATTGATCAACTTCCAGAAGTTTTCTCTCGCCAGGACAAAGAACTTATTGCACAACACGCCGGAACAGAGGATTCG ACACCTACTCGACAACAAGGAGAATTCAATTCCCTCCACCAAGACTTGATCTTGGCGTTTAGCAAATGGGAATTCGATCCAACTGAGCTAACAAATCCATTTGCAAACAATGAAGGGACTGTCCACGTTTGGCAAGGCGATGAAGATATACTCGTGCCTGTCGAATTGCAACGTCACATAGTTGGAAAGCTTCCATGGATTCACTATCATGAATTGCCTGGTTCTGGACACTTGTTTCCTTACCTTGACGGTATGAGCGACACCATCATTAAGACGCAACTGTCTGTCGAGCAGTAG
- the LOC130812901 gene encoding iron-sulfur assembly protein IscA-like 2, mitochondrial, with amino-acid sequence MGTRSILSRISSNIAIRIRHNQKLQTSSSFSSSYSSLSSSAAILSDSSPSSSDEIHITDNFVRRMKELQATESGEKMLRLSVEAGGCSGFQYAFALDDRKNTDDRIFEKDGVKLVVDKISYDFVKGASVDYVEELIRSAFQVVENPSAVGGCSCKSSFMVKQ; translated from the exons ATGGGAACAAGATCAATTCTTTCTCGAATCTCTTCAAACATCGCAATTCGAATCCGCCATAACCaaaaacttcaaacttcatcttccttttcatcTTCTTATTCTTCCTTATCTTCTTCTGCTGCTATTCTTTCAGATTCTTCCCCTTCTTCCTCCGATGAGATTCATATTACTGATAATTTTGTTCGG AGGATGAAAGAACTGCAAGCTACTGAGAGTGGAGAAAAGATGCTTCGCCTAAGTGTAGAAGCTGGAGGGTGTTCTGGTTTTCAATATGCCTTTGCTCTGGATGATAGAAAAAATACTGATGACAG aatctttgaGAAAGATGGCGTCAAATTGGTGGTTGATAAAATTTCTTACGACTTTGTGAAAGGTGCAAGTGTTGATTATGTTGAGGAACTTATTCGCTCTGCTTTTCAG GTTGTTGAAAATCCAAGTGCAGTAGGTGGTTGCAGTTGTAAAAGTTCTTTTATGGTGAAGCAATAG
- the LOC130812902 gene encoding cytochrome b-c1 complex subunit 9, mitochondrial-like isoform X2: MDASARRSGGGLWEGLYRVVMRRNSIYVTFVIAGAFVGERVVDYGVHKLWEYNNQGVQSKN; encoded by the exons ATGGATGCATCTGCAAGAAGATCTGGTGGAGGCCTATGGGAAGGCCTTTACCGTGTTGTCATGCGCCGTAATTCTATCTATGTCACCTTTGTCATCGCCGGTGCTTTTGTCGGTGAACGG GTAGTGGATTATGGAGTTCATAAATTGTGGGAGTACAACAACCAGGGG GTGCAATCTAAAAACTGA
- the LOC130813296 gene encoding ras-related protein RABB1c-like: MSYAYLFKYIIIGDTGVGKSCLLLQFTDKRFQPVHDLTIGVEFGARMITIDNKPIKLQIWDTAGQESFRSITRSYYRGAAGALLVYDITRRETFNHLASWLEDARQHANANMTIMLIGNKSDLAHRRAVSTEEGEQFAKEHGLIFMECSAKTAQNVEEAFIKTAATIYKKIQDGVFDVSNESYGIKVGYGGIQGNAGGRDASTSQNGACCG; encoded by the exons ATGTCATACGCTTATCTTTTCAAGTACATAATAATTGGAGATACCG GAGTGGGGAAATCATGTCTTCTTCTGCAGTTTACAGACAAGAGGTTTCAGCCTGTGCATGACTTGACCATTGGTGTTGAATTTGGGGCCAGAATGATTACAATTGATAACAAGCCCATTAAGTTGCAAATTTGGGATACG GCTGGTCAAGAATCTTTTAGATCTATCACAAGGTCCTACTACAGAGGGGCAGCAGGTGCTCTTCTGGTTTATGACATTACCAG GAGGGAGACTTTTAATCACCTTGCTAGTTGGCTGGAGGATGCAAGGCAACATGCTAATGCAAACATGACAATCATGCTTATTGGTAACAAATCTGATCTTGCACATAGGCGGGCAGTAAGCACCGAGGAAGGCGAGCAGTTTGCCAAGGAACATGGATTGATATTCATGGAATGTTCTGCTAAAACAGCTCAAAATGTTGAGGAG GCTTTCATTAAAACTGCTGCTACAATCTACAAGAAGATTCAGGATGGAGTTTTTGATGTATCAAATGAG TCTTATGGCATTAAAGTTGGATATGGAGGCATACAAGGAAATGCTGGTGGTAGAGACGCCTCCACTTCTCAGAACGGAGCCTGCTGTGGTTGA
- the LOC130813200 gene encoding cell division protein FtsZ homolog 2-1, chloroplastic has product MATCGSQSLIVSDAGSSRGVLTVLGRRLPIESQLGRVNSIRVFDERNGSWVNNHKMVVSCSAKFMCSSNSHSISRSNNNDQFLNLHPEISLLRGGDVNSPRNNGPSESVMDSLREPSKGNNYNEATIKVIGVGGGGSNAVNRMIESSMKGVEFWIVNTDIQAMRMSPIYPENHLQIGQELTRGLGAGGNPEIGMNAAKESKEVIEEALHGSDMVFVTAGMGGGTGTGAAPVIAGIAKSMGILTVGIVTTPFSFEGRRRAVQAQEGTAALRENVDTLIVIPNDKLLTAVSPNTPVTEAFNLADDILRQGVRGISDIITIPGLVNVDFADVRAIMADAGSSLMGIGTATGKTRARDAALNAIQSPLLDIGIERATGIVWNITGGTDLTLFEVNAAAEVIYDLVDPTANLIFGAVIDPSLSGQVSITLIATGFKRQEDGESMPVQVSQQTQADVGYGFNRRPSFNESSSVEIPEFLRKKGRSRYPRA; this is encoded by the exons ATGGCAACTTGTGGGTCACAATCTCTTATTGTTTCTGATGCCGGAAGCTCGAGGGGGGTGTTGACTGTTCTTGGAAGAAGACTCCCAATAGAGAGTCAATTGGGTAGAGTGAATTCCATCAGGGTTTTTGATGAAAGGAATGGTTCATGGGTGAATAACCACAAAATGGTAGTATCGTGTTCGGCCAAGTTCATGTGTTCGTCTAACTCACACAGTATAAGTAGATCTAATAACAATGACCAGTTTCTTAATCTCCACCCTGAAATTTCATTGCTTAGAGGGGGTGATGTGAATAGCCCAAGGAATAATGGTCCGAGCGAAAGTGTGATGGATAGCTTGAGAGAACCATCCAAGGGCAACAATTATAATGAAGCTACGATAAAAGTTATTGGAGTAGGGGGCGGTGGTTCAAATGCTGTTAATCGAATGATAGAGAGTTCCATGAAAGGTGTTGAGTTTTGGATTGTTAATACGGATATTCAGGCAATGAGAATGTCTCCTATTTACCCAGAGAACCACTTGCAAATTGGTCAAGAGCTCACTCGAGGTCTAGGAGCTGGAGGTAACCCGGAGATAGGAATGAATGCAGCTAAAGAAAGCAAAGAAGTAATAGAAGAGGCTCTTCATGGCTCGGACATGGTCTTTGTGACG GCTGGCATGGGTGGTGGCACTGGAACTGGTGCAGCACCTGTAATTGCAGGGATTGCAAAGTCAATGGGTATCTTGACTGTTGGCATCGTGACAACCCCATTCTCTTTCGAGGGGAGGAGGAGGGCAGTTCAGGCGCAAGAAGGAACTGCTGCATTGAGAGAGAACGTTGACACTCTCATCGTCATTCCAAATGACAAATTATTGACTGCAGTCTCCCCAAACACACCTGTTACAGAAGCTTTTAACCTAGCTGATGATATATTACGTCAGGGTGTTCGGGGCATCTCTGATATCATCACG ATTCCTGGTCTTGTGAATGTGGATTTTGCGGATGTGCGTGCAATAATGGCAGATGCTGGCTCTTCATTGATGGGGATAGGAACTGCCACTG GTAAAACCCGGGCAAGAGATGCTGCCCTCAACGCCATCCAGTCTCCACTACTAGATATTGGCATAGAACGAGCCACTGGAATTGTGTGGAATATAACTGGTGGAACTGATTTAACTCTATTTGAG GTCAATGCTGCAGCAGAAGTTATATATGATCTAGTAGATCCAACAGCCAATCTTATATTTGGAGCCGTGATAGACCCGTCACTTAGTGGTCAG GTCAGCATAACTCTAATAGCAACCGGATTCAAACGTCAGGAAGATGGTGAGAGCATGCCAGTCCAG GTAAGTCAGCAAACACAGGCAGATGTTGGCTACGGTTTTAACAGACGGCCATCTTTCAACGAAAGTAGCTCAGTGGAGATCCCGGAGTTTTTGAGGAAGAAAGGGCGATCACGTTATCCTAGAGCATGA
- the LOC130813642 gene encoding 60S ribosomal protein L6, mitochondrial: MEAKYFRILRLLGTGYKARTEAEGRLLYLKLGYSHEVELSVPPAVRVFCFKPDVICCAGIDKQRTHQFAATVRSVKPPNAYVNQGMRYIDEVIKLKPGKKDRLK; this comes from the coding sequence ATGGAGGCAAAGTATTTTCGAATCCTGAGGCTGTTAGGAACGGGTTATAAAGCCAGAACTGAAGCAGAGGGGCGGTTGTTGTACCTGAAACTGGGTTACAGCCATGAAGTTGAACTGTCAGTCCCACCTGCTGTTAGAGTCTTTTGCTTTAAACCAGACGTAATTTGCTGTGCTGGGATTGATAAACAGAGAACGCATCAGTTTGCTGCTACTGTTCGTAGTGTCAAACCTCCTAATGCATATGTAAACCAAGGTATGCGTTACATTGATGAAGTCATAAAGTTGAAGCCTGGAAAGAAGGATAGATTGAAGTAA
- the LOC130812902 gene encoding cytochrome b-c1 complex subunit 9, mitochondrial-like isoform X1, translating into MDASARRSGGGLWEGLYRVVMRRNSIYVTFVIAGAFVGERVVDYGVHKLWEYNNQGKRYEDIPVLGQRQSEE; encoded by the exons ATGGATGCATCTGCAAGAAGATCTGGTGGAGGCCTATGGGAAGGCCTTTACCGTGTTGTCATGCGCCGTAATTCTATCTATGTCACCTTTGTCATCGCCGGTGCTTTTGTCGGTGAACGG GTAGTGGATTATGGAGTTCATAAATTGTGGGAGTACAACAACCAGGGG AAACGATATGAAGACATCCCTGTGCTTGGTCAAAGACAGTCAGAAGAATAA